The following proteins come from a genomic window of Pyxidicoccus sp. MSG2:
- a CDS encoding ABC transporter ATP-binding protein — MPDTSVSIPPAPLLQIEGLTRRFKGRTAVDGLSLSVRQGEILGLLGPNGAGKSTTFQVLAGLLAPDAGEVRFAGKVLALSDPSLRRQMGIIFQRSSLDDLLTARENLMLGARLYGLGGERARERVESMLVLIGLQDRGDEKVGIWSGGMRRRLELARALVHQPRVVLMDEPTQGLDEAAFRTFWAHLKRLRDSEGVTVLLTTHRADEADVCDRLAVLDAGKLVACDTPAALASRMGGDILTLEAAEPETLAREVRERLGLDAKVVEGRVQVEATQGHALVPRLVEAFPAGRLTSVSLRRPTLADVFLQLTGRALGADKPAAEPAPRRRR, encoded by the coding sequence ATGCCTGATACCTCGGTCTCCATCCCGCCGGCGCCGCTGCTCCAGATTGAGGGCCTCACGCGGCGTTTCAAGGGCCGCACCGCCGTGGACGGCTTGAGCCTGTCCGTGCGGCAGGGCGAAATCCTGGGCCTGCTGGGCCCCAACGGCGCGGGCAAGTCCACCACGTTCCAGGTGCTGGCGGGGCTCCTGGCCCCGGACGCGGGAGAGGTGCGCTTCGCCGGGAAGGTGCTGGCGCTGAGCGACCCGTCGCTGCGGCGGCAGATGGGCATCATCTTCCAGCGCAGCAGCCTGGATGACCTGCTCACCGCGCGGGAGAACCTGATGCTCGGGGCCCGGCTGTACGGCCTGGGCGGCGAGCGGGCGCGCGAGCGGGTGGAGTCGATGCTGGTGCTCATCGGCCTCCAGGACCGGGGCGACGAGAAGGTGGGCATCTGGTCCGGCGGCATGCGCCGACGGCTGGAGCTGGCGCGGGCGCTGGTGCACCAGCCGCGCGTGGTGCTGATGGACGAGCCCACGCAGGGCCTGGACGAGGCGGCCTTCCGCACCTTCTGGGCGCACCTGAAGCGGCTGCGCGACAGCGAGGGCGTCACGGTGCTGCTCACCACACACCGCGCGGACGAGGCCGACGTCTGCGACAGGCTCGCGGTGCTGGACGCGGGAAAGCTGGTGGCCTGTGACACGCCGGCGGCGCTGGCCTCGCGCATGGGCGGGGACATCCTCACGCTGGAGGCGGCCGAGCCGGAGACGCTGGCGCGCGAGGTGCGCGAGCGGCTGGGGCTGGACGCGAAGGTGGTGGAGGGGCGGGTGCAGGTGGAAGCCACGCAGGGACATGCGCTGGTGCCCCGACTGGTGGAGGCCTTCCCGGCCGGGCGGCTGACCTCCGTGTCGCTGCGCCGGCCCACACTGGCGGACGTGTTCCTCCAGCTCACGGGGCGCGCGCTGGGGGCGGACAAGCCCGCCGCCGAGCCCGCGCCGAGGAGACGCCGATGA
- a CDS encoding ABC transporter permease, translated as MNAEVSAAPPPVEAPQSLEARVPAPGAPGSLALQWATVRVLLVRDVVRFFRQPSRVVGALAQPILFWFVIGSGFAGSFRVEGAQGLGYQQFFFPGVVTMVLLFSAIFATITVIEDRREGFLQAVLAGPGSRLAVVLGKALGSSAIALMQASLFLLLAPLAGVSAATLNLPLLLTVMVLSALALTGMGMSLAWWVRSSAGYHAVMSIVLLPMWVLSGAMFPLKGAGSWLAWVMRINPMRFSVEGVRRALYGVEASAAVGPASVAGLEVPVLLAFATVFVGLAAFSVSRRE; from the coding sequence ATGAACGCCGAGGTTTCCGCCGCTCCTCCGCCCGTGGAGGCTCCGCAGTCGCTGGAGGCGCGGGTGCCGGCTCCCGGTGCACCGGGCTCGCTCGCGCTGCAGTGGGCCACGGTGCGTGTGCTGCTGGTGCGCGACGTGGTGCGCTTCTTCCGCCAGCCCAGCCGCGTGGTGGGCGCGCTGGCGCAGCCCATCCTCTTCTGGTTCGTCATCGGCTCCGGCTTCGCGGGCTCGTTCCGCGTGGAGGGCGCGCAGGGGCTGGGCTACCAGCAGTTCTTCTTCCCTGGCGTCGTCACCATGGTGCTGTTGTTCAGCGCCATCTTCGCGACGATTACCGTCATCGAGGACCGGCGCGAGGGCTTCCTCCAGGCGGTGCTCGCCGGGCCGGGCTCGCGGCTGGCGGTGGTGCTGGGCAAGGCGCTGGGCTCGTCGGCGATTGCGCTGATGCAGGCGTCGCTGTTCCTGCTGCTGGCCCCGCTGGCCGGGGTGAGCGCGGCCACGCTCAATCTGCCGCTGCTGCTGACGGTCATGGTGCTGTCCGCGCTGGCGCTGACCGGCATGGGCATGTCGCTGGCGTGGTGGGTGCGCTCCAGCGCGGGCTATCACGCGGTGATGAGCATCGTCCTGCTGCCCATGTGGGTGCTGTCCGGGGCGATGTTCCCGCTCAAGGGCGCTGGCTCCTGGCTTGCGTGGGTGATGCGCATCAACCCCATGCGCTTCTCCGTGGAGGGCGTGCGGCGCGCGCTGTACGGCGTGGAGGCATCCGCGGCCGTGGGCCCGGCGTCCGTGGCGGGGCTCGAGGTGCCGGTGCTGCTCGCCTTCGCCACCGTGTTCGTGGGCCTGGCCGCCTTCAGCGTCAGCCGGCGCGAGTAG
- a CDS encoding carboxypeptidase regulatory-like domain-containing protein: protein MTLRTLGLTLLGTAGLLALPACQKEEAPAAPTPVAATPPPAAPTPAPEAKQHAATPIQEPGAQGAAPAVPAIPAGKGVVRGTVTFTGTAPVAADIPASNDPACEGMSMKDASVLVKDGKLANVLVRVRGNVPGAPSAPTAPVLVDQSKCTYVPRVQGAMVGQPVAFKNSDGTLHNVRGLVGTKSAFNVAQPPSGAQVQKTLPADAEVLKLKCDVHPWMTAFVVTNPNPYFATTGADGTFSLQGLPAGTYTVEAWHESLGTKTAEVTVKDDAPAEASFAFSATDAAAKK from the coding sequence ATGACGCTGCGCACGCTCGGTCTGACGCTGTTGGGGACCGCGGGCCTGCTGGCCCTTCCCGCCTGCCAGAAGGAGGAGGCTCCGGCCGCTCCGACTCCGGTCGCCGCCACCCCGCCGCCCGCCGCGCCCACGCCCGCGCCCGAGGCGAAGCAGCATGCGGCCACGCCCATTCAGGAGCCCGGCGCTCAGGGGGCCGCTCCCGCCGTTCCAGCCATTCCCGCAGGCAAGGGCGTGGTGCGTGGCACGGTGACGTTCACCGGCACGGCGCCCGTCGCGGCCGACATCCCGGCGAGCAACGACCCGGCCTGCGAGGGCATGTCGATGAAGGACGCCTCGGTGCTGGTGAAGGACGGCAAGCTGGCGAACGTGTTGGTGCGCGTGCGCGGCAACGTGCCGGGCGCGCCGTCCGCGCCGACGGCTCCGGTGCTGGTGGACCAGTCGAAGTGCACCTATGTGCCGCGCGTGCAGGGGGCGATGGTCGGCCAGCCGGTGGCCTTCAAGAACAGTGACGGGACGCTGCACAACGTGCGCGGGCTGGTGGGCACGAAGTCTGCCTTCAACGTCGCGCAGCCGCCGTCTGGCGCGCAGGTGCAGAAGACCCTGCCCGCGGACGCGGAGGTGCTCAAGCTCAAGTGCGACGTGCACCCGTGGATGACGGCGTTCGTGGTGACGAACCCGAACCCGTACTTCGCCACCACGGGCGCGGACGGCACGTTCAGCCTCCAGGGCCTGCCCGCCGGGACGTACACGGTGGAGGCCTGGCACGAGTCGCTCGGCACGAAGACCGCCGAGGTCACCGTGAAGGACGACGCGCCGGCCGAGGCCTCCTTCGCCTTCTCCGCGACCGACGCCGCCGCGAAGAAGTGA
- a CDS encoding lipase maturation factor family protein has protein sequence MSTHGLARVRWWYLRGLGFVFCLAFASLLPQLPELLGPRGLSPAAEWLDQVREYLGGAEPMLRVPTLLWLTGAGTGALQGVSIAGLLCGLLLLVNVAPRQALVGAWAAYLSITTVGGVFLSFQWDVLLLETALVSLPLTPGHLWPPRVAVEPRREAVLLVRFLLFRLMVMSGLVKLASGDPTWRDFTALEYHYWTQPLPNALAYFAHQLPVGLQRASAVAMFIIELMVPFFLFGPRRVRLTAASLLALLQVGILATGSYGFFNVLTLVLCFAALDDGVLGRLHVPKLGEEGALPAPRSRVGTAAFTVFAGVYAVLALSQDARRLTRWGPPALVSTVLEAVGPFNSINTYGLFAVMTTQREEIVIEGSDDGQTWHEYLLRWRPGPVDERPRVAAPHMPRLDWQMWFAALSTCRDNPWLLRLQDALLRGEPQVRDFFRGGTLPETPPRYVRTVVYDYRFTDLATWRSTGAWWTRRAVGPYCPPLTVESGQLQVAPP, from the coding sequence ATGAGCACGCACGGGCTCGCGCGGGTGCGGTGGTGGTACCTGCGCGGGCTCGGGTTCGTCTTCTGTCTGGCGTTCGCCTCGCTGCTCCCGCAGTTGCCCGAGCTGCTCGGGCCACGGGGGTTGAGCCCCGCCGCGGAGTGGCTCGACCAGGTCCGTGAGTATCTGGGCGGCGCGGAGCCCATGCTGCGCGTGCCCACGCTGTTGTGGCTCACGGGGGCGGGAACCGGGGCCCTGCAAGGCGTGAGCATCGCGGGTCTCCTGTGCGGCCTGCTGCTGCTCGTGAATGTGGCGCCGCGCCAGGCCCTGGTGGGCGCGTGGGCCGCGTACCTGTCCATCACCACCGTGGGCGGCGTGTTCCTCAGCTTCCAATGGGACGTGTTGCTGCTGGAGACCGCGCTCGTCTCGCTGCCGCTCACACCGGGACACCTGTGGCCTCCGCGCGTGGCAGTCGAGCCGCGTCGTGAGGCGGTGCTCCTCGTCCGCTTCCTGCTGTTCCGGCTGATGGTGATGTCCGGCCTCGTGAAGCTCGCGAGTGGCGACCCGACGTGGCGCGACTTCACCGCGCTCGAGTACCACTACTGGACGCAGCCGCTGCCGAATGCGCTGGCGTACTTCGCGCACCAGCTCCCCGTGGGGCTCCAGCGGGCCAGCGCGGTGGCGATGTTCATCATCGAGTTGATGGTGCCGTTCTTCCTCTTCGGGCCCCGGCGCGTGCGGCTCACGGCGGCCTCGCTGCTGGCGCTGCTCCAGGTGGGCATCCTCGCCACCGGGAGCTATGGCTTCTTCAACGTGTTGACGCTCGTGCTGTGTTTCGCCGCGCTCGATGATGGCGTGCTGGGCCGGCTGCATGTCCCGAAGCTCGGGGAGGAGGGGGCTCTACCCGCGCCGCGCTCACGCGTGGGCACCGCGGCGTTCACCGTGTTCGCCGGTGTCTATGCGGTGCTCGCGCTGTCACAGGATGCGCGTCGCCTCACGCGATGGGGTCCTCCGGCGCTGGTGTCGACGGTGCTCGAAGCGGTGGGCCCCTTCAACAGCATCAACACCTACGGCCTCTTCGCGGTGATGACCACGCAGCGCGAGGAAATCGTCATCGAGGGCAGCGACGACGGGCAGACGTGGCACGAGTACCTCCTGCGCTGGCGCCCGGGCCCCGTGGATGAGCGACCCCGCGTGGCCGCGCCGCACATGCCCCGGCTGGATTGGCAGATGTGGTTCGCCGCGCTTTCCACCTGTCGCGACAACCCGTGGCTCTTGCGCCTCCAGGACGCGCTGCTCCGGGGCGAGCCCCAGGTGCGCGACTTCTTCCGTGGCGGCACGCTGCCGGAAACGCCCCCGCGCTACGTGCGCACCGTCGTCTACGACTACCGCTTCACGGACCTTGCGACGTGGCGCAGCACGGGGGCGTGGTGGACACGTCGGGCGGTCGGCCCCTACTGCCCGCCACTCACCGTGGAGAGCGGCCAGCTCCAGGTCGCGCCCCCGTGA
- a CDS encoding HAMP domain-containing sensor histidine kinase: protein MRAHARWRHRYWRMGRLGHFVRARLHRRLFLWFGLSILATGLVVVTVMNLVGGNTWKQETDRMRTFVGHRFEEVWNEPARRDALVHSIATDLEIGVELRDTSGALLVRGGEPCRRSELSVPVERDGVPLGMVRACYSPFRPKNPLRVALPLVLAGAVLWLAAGKLARRLARPVDTLVKATEALGAGRLDARAEVLPHTTGEFAVLAVAFNDMAGRIEKQVADQRELLAAVSHELRTPLARMRVLTELLRDGGGNPRTLDQVDREVVELDALVGELLASSRLDFGQLTSRVLDGRALAAQALERAGLPVELLDVEATEAGLQGDATLLGRALANLLENARRHGAGAEALRVQERGEHLAFFVDDRGQGLLPGEEVRIFQPFYRKDRGGEAREAGSLGLGLALVQRIARAHGGEAFAENRAGGGARVGFTVKKSGPPGVSTLPQGTAA, encoded by the coding sequence ATGCGAGCGCACGCGCGCTGGCGGCACCGGTACTGGCGCATGGGCCGGCTGGGGCACTTCGTGCGCGCGCGGCTGCATCGGCGCCTCTTCCTCTGGTTCGGGCTGTCCATCCTCGCCACGGGCCTCGTCGTGGTGACGGTGATGAACCTGGTGGGCGGCAACACGTGGAAGCAGGAGACCGACCGGATGCGGACCTTCGTGGGTCACCGCTTCGAGGAGGTCTGGAACGAGCCCGCGCGGCGCGATGCGCTGGTGCACTCCATCGCCACGGACCTGGAGATTGGCGTGGAGCTGCGTGACACCTCGGGCGCGTTGCTGGTGCGCGGGGGCGAGCCGTGCCGGCGCTCCGAGCTGAGCGTCCCCGTGGAGCGCGACGGCGTCCCGCTGGGGATGGTGCGGGCGTGCTACTCCCCCTTCCGGCCGAAGAACCCGCTCCGGGTGGCGCTGCCGTTGGTGCTCGCGGGAGCGGTGCTGTGGCTGGCCGCGGGCAAGCTGGCGCGGCGACTGGCCCGGCCGGTGGATACGCTGGTGAAGGCCACGGAGGCACTGGGCGCGGGGAGGCTGGACGCACGGGCCGAGGTGCTCCCGCACACCACGGGCGAGTTCGCGGTGCTGGCGGTTGCATTCAACGACATGGCGGGCCGCATCGAGAAGCAGGTGGCGGACCAGCGCGAGCTGCTCGCGGCGGTGTCCCACGAGCTGCGCACGCCGCTGGCGCGCATGCGCGTGCTGACGGAGCTGCTGCGCGACGGCGGGGGCAACCCGAGGACGCTGGACCAGGTGGACCGCGAGGTGGTGGAGCTGGACGCGCTGGTGGGAGAGCTGCTGGCCAGCTCCCGGCTGGACTTCGGGCAGCTCACGTCGCGGGTGCTGGACGGGCGCGCGCTCGCGGCGCAGGCGCTGGAGCGCGCGGGGCTGCCGGTGGAACTGCTCGACGTAGAGGCGACAGAGGCGGGCCTGCAGGGAGACGCGACGCTGCTGGGGCGGGCGCTGGCCAACCTGCTGGAGAACGCGCGGCGGCATGGCGCGGGCGCGGAGGCGCTGCGCGTGCAGGAGCGCGGCGAGCACCTGGCCTTCTTCGTGGACGACCGGGGCCAGGGGCTCCTGCCGGGCGAGGAGGTGCGCATCTTCCAGCCCTTCTACCGGAAGGACCGGGGCGGCGAGGCCCGTGAGGCGGGCTCGCTGGGACTGGGGCTGGCGCTGGTGCAGCGGATTGCGCGCGCCCACGGGGGCGAGGCCTTCGCGGAGAACCGCGCCGGGGGTGGCGCGCGGGTGGGCTTCACCGTGAAGAAGTCGGGTCCGCCCGGTGTCAGCACCCTGCCCCAGGGGACCGCAGCCTGA
- a CDS encoding response regulator transcription factor, protein MSTRVLLIDDDTRLYELLAQYLGQNGLSVTHAPDGGRGLAALEAGAYDAVLLDVMMPGMDGLEVCKRIRAKSRIPVLMLTAKGDETDRVVGLELGADDYLPKPFSPRELLARLRAVLRRSQPSAVADRLEAGGVSIDVAGREVRVEDRLVDLTGLEFDLLVALVRRAGRVIPRDALLGEAGRSDTVVGERTVDVHISHLRQKLGDVGTRLIKTVRGVGYVFAKEGP, encoded by the coding sequence ATGTCCACGCGAGTCCTGCTCATCGACGACGACACCCGGCTGTACGAGCTGCTCGCGCAGTACCTCGGGCAGAACGGCCTCAGCGTCACCCACGCGCCCGACGGTGGGCGCGGCCTGGCGGCGCTGGAGGCCGGGGCCTACGACGCGGTGCTGCTGGACGTGATGATGCCCGGCATGGATGGCCTGGAGGTGTGCAAGCGCATCCGCGCGAAGAGCCGCATCCCGGTCCTCATGCTCACGGCGAAGGGCGACGAGACGGACCGGGTGGTGGGGCTGGAGCTGGGCGCGGACGACTACCTGCCCAAGCCCTTCAGCCCGCGCGAGCTGCTGGCACGCCTGCGGGCGGTGCTGCGCCGCTCGCAGCCGTCGGCGGTGGCGGACCGGCTGGAGGCGGGAGGTGTGTCCATCGACGTGGCCGGCCGCGAGGTGCGCGTGGAGGACCGGCTGGTGGACCTGACGGGCCTGGAGTTCGACCTGCTGGTGGCGCTGGTGCGCCGGGCCGGGCGGGTCATCCCTCGCGACGCGCTGCTGGGCGAGGCCGGGCGCAGTGACACGGTGGTGGGTGAGCGCACGGTGGACGTGCACATCTCGCATTTGCGGCAGAAGCTGGGCGACGTCGGGACGCGCCTCATCAAGACGGTGCGCGGCGTGGGCTACGTCTTCGCCAAAGAGGGGCCATGA
- a CDS encoding periplasmic heavy metal sensor, producing MFGFFFGTACLAGLIFTLRGGRHWHHHHHRGTGRWGRARLRWLFERLETSPGQEKVIVKTVEEVTEAFAKVRDEVGPSRTALGSALRGEHFDGDALRELFARHDVALDNLRRTVQGALSQVHEALDPRQRRELADLIEHGFGYGWRGGYGGHGRCGGRGGWRGHGEQMV from the coding sequence ATGTTCGGATTCTTCTTCGGTACCGCATGCCTCGCGGGGCTCATCTTCACGCTGCGCGGCGGGCGTCACTGGCATCACCATCATCACCGCGGCACAGGGCGCTGGGGCCGCGCCCGGCTGCGCTGGCTGTTCGAGCGCCTGGAGACGTCTCCCGGCCAGGAGAAGGTCATCGTCAAGACGGTGGAAGAGGTGACGGAGGCCTTCGCCAAGGTGCGCGACGAGGTGGGCCCGAGCCGCACCGCCCTCGGCAGCGCGCTGCGGGGCGAGCACTTCGACGGGGACGCGCTGCGCGAGCTGTTCGCGCGCCATGACGTGGCGCTCGACAACCTGCGCCGCACGGTGCAGGGCGCGCTGTCCCAGGTGCACGAGGCGTTGGATCCGCGCCAGCGCCGCGAGCTGGCGGACCTCATCGAGCACGGCTTCGGCTACGGCTGGCGCGGCGGCTACGGCGGCCATGGCCGGTGCGGCGGGCGCGGCGGCTGGCGGGGGCATGGCGAGCAGATGGTCTGA
- a CDS encoding cold-shock protein: protein MAIGTVKWFNDAKGFGFIAQDNGEDVFCHHSAINMDGFRTLQEGQKVEFEVTRGPKGLQAQNVRAAS, encoded by the coding sequence ATGGCAATCGGTACTGTGAAGTGGTTCAACGACGCCAAGGGGTTCGGCTTCATCGCGCAGGACAACGGTGAGGACGTTTTCTGCCACCACTCGGCCATCAACATGGATGGCTTCCGCACCCTCCAGGAGGGGCAGAAGGTGGAGTTCGAGGTCACCCGTGGCCCCAAGGGGCTGCAGGCCCAGAACGTCCGCGCGGCGAGCTAG
- a CDS encoding cupin domain-containing protein, which translates to MGDTSVKKVESRHSPKGELGQKYLASGVRLSMRLWEDEPPGEPAPATARDYETVGFVLKGRAELHLEGQVILLNPGDSWLVPRGSSHTYKVLETFSAVEATSPPAAVHGRDEGKDVQKKPANA; encoded by the coding sequence ATGGGCGACACCAGCGTGAAGAAGGTCGAGAGTCGGCACTCTCCCAAGGGAGAGCTGGGGCAGAAGTACCTGGCCTCCGGCGTCCGCCTGTCCATGCGCCTGTGGGAGGACGAGCCTCCTGGAGAGCCCGCGCCCGCGACCGCCCGCGACTACGAGACGGTGGGCTTCGTGCTGAAGGGACGCGCCGAACTGCACCTGGAGGGACAGGTCATCCTGCTCAATCCGGGTGACTCGTGGCTGGTGCCGCGCGGCTCCTCGCACACGTACAAAGTCCTGGAGACGTTCTCCGCCGTGGAGGCCACCAGCCCTCCGGCCGCCGTGCATGGGCGCGACGAGGGCAAGGACGTGCAGAAGAAGCCCGCCAATGCGTGA
- the lepB gene encoding signal peptidase I — protein sequence MAEKSSRPAPRWKRHLPDLVVLLFLLVGRASFADHYHVPSGSMEPTLAVKDHILVDKRAYGLRVPLTETWLTEREPTRGDVVVFAHPLTGTTMVKRLIGLPGDTVALVDGRLWLNGAPVEQTLARGARREALPGAPHPLSPEEDQGPDFGPLQVPAGGYLMLGDHRGNSADSRFWGLVPRARLLGRAVAVVYSARDGLSGTERLWLPLTPGSEDSRLLEPR from the coding sequence ATGGCCGAGAAGTCGTCCCGCCCCGCCCCCCGCTGGAAGCGTCACCTGCCCGACCTCGTCGTGCTGCTCTTCCTGCTGGTGGGGCGCGCCAGCTTCGCGGACCACTACCACGTGCCCTCCGGCTCCATGGAGCCGACGCTGGCGGTGAAGGACCACATCCTCGTGGACAAGCGCGCCTATGGCCTGCGCGTGCCGCTCACCGAGACCTGGCTCACCGAGCGCGAGCCCACCCGCGGCGACGTGGTGGTGTTCGCCCACCCGCTCACGGGGACGACGATGGTGAAGCGCCTCATCGGACTGCCCGGCGACACCGTGGCCCTGGTCGACGGGCGGCTCTGGCTCAACGGCGCGCCGGTGGAGCAGACGCTCGCGCGGGGCGCGCGGCGCGAGGCGCTGCCCGGCGCGCCGCACCCGCTGTCGCCCGAGGAGGACCAGGGCCCAGACTTCGGCCCGCTGCAGGTGCCCGCGGGCGGGTACCTGATGCTGGGCGACCACCGGGGCAACTCCGCCGACAGTCGCTTCTGGGGCCTGGTCCCGCGCGCCAGGCTGCTCGGGCGCGCGGTGGCCGTGGTGTACAGCGCGCGCGACGGGCTCTCCGGCACCGAGCGCCTGTGGCTGCCGCTCACCCCGGGCAGCGAGGACTCCCGGCTGCTGGAGCCGCGGTAG